Proteins co-encoded in one Mycobacterium mantenii genomic window:
- a CDS encoding TetR/AcrR family transcriptional regulator gives MESKRRTQEERSAATRDALISAARKLWGLRGYTEVGTPEIASAAGVTRGAMYHQFADKAALFREVVEAVEQDVMARMAVMVAESGATTPAEAVRAAVDAWLDVSGDPEVRQLMLLDAPSVLGWAGFRDVAQRYSLGMTEQMLAEAIRAGQLAEQPVRPLAHVLIGALDEAAMVIATADDPERSRLEVGQVFHRLINAMFDG, from the coding sequence ATGGAAAGCAAGAGACGGACCCAGGAAGAGCGCTCCGCGGCGACCCGCGACGCGCTGATCTCGGCTGCCCGCAAGCTGTGGGGGCTGCGGGGTTACACCGAGGTGGGGACGCCGGAGATCGCCAGCGCGGCCGGGGTCACCCGGGGCGCGATGTACCACCAATTCGCCGACAAGGCAGCGCTATTCCGCGAGGTCGTCGAGGCCGTCGAGCAGGACGTGATGGCGCGGATGGCCGTCATGGTGGCCGAGTCCGGAGCCACCACACCCGCCGAAGCGGTCCGGGCCGCGGTCGACGCGTGGCTGGACGTCTCCGGCGATCCGGAGGTGCGCCAGCTGATGCTGCTGGATGCCCCGAGCGTGCTGGGCTGGGCCGGTTTTCGTGATGTCGCCCAGCGGTACAGCCTGGGCATGACCGAGCAGATGCTCGCCGAGGCGATCCGGGCCGGCCAGCTGGCCGAGCAACCGGTGCGGCCGTTGGCGCACGTGCTGATCGGCGCGCTGGACGAGGCGGCGATGGTCATCGCGACCGCGGACGACCCGGAGCGGTCCCGTCTCGAAGTCGGGCAGGTGTTTCACCGACTGATCAATGCGATGTTCGACGGATGA
- a CDS encoding alpha/beta fold hydrolase, with amino-acid sequence MSTIDISAGTIHYEATGPEDGRPVVFVHGFMMGGQLWRQVSERLAARGLRCIAPTWPLGAHPEPLRRGADRTITGVACMVAEVLDALDLQDVVLVGNDTGGVVTQLVAVHHRERLGALVLTSCDAFEHFPPPILKPVILAAKSKTLFRTAIQAVRAPAVRKRAFDGLAHRNIDELTEIWVRPALSLPAVAEDLRQFSLSMRTEVTTTVAARLYDFDKPTLIAWSADDVFFEQEDGARLAATIPNARLEVIEGARTFSMIDQPDRLADLLSTIAVRT; translated from the coding sequence ATGTCGACGATCGACATTAGTGCCGGAACCATCCATTACGAAGCAACCGGACCCGAGGACGGCAGGCCCGTCGTCTTCGTGCACGGCTTCATGATGGGCGGCCAACTGTGGCGCCAGGTCAGTGAACGTCTGGCCGCTCGTGGGTTGCGGTGCATCGCCCCGACCTGGCCGCTGGGTGCGCACCCCGAGCCGCTGCGCCGCGGCGCCGACCGGACCATCACCGGCGTCGCCTGCATGGTCGCCGAGGTACTCGACGCCCTCGACTTGCAGGACGTGGTGCTGGTCGGCAACGACACCGGCGGCGTCGTCACCCAGCTGGTAGCCGTGCATCATCGCGAGCGGCTGGGTGCGCTGGTGCTCACGAGTTGCGATGCGTTCGAACACTTTCCGCCACCTATCCTCAAGCCCGTCATCCTGGCGGCGAAGTCAAAGACATTGTTCCGCACCGCGATTCAGGCGGTACGGGCGCCGGCGGTGCGCAAGCGGGCCTTCGACGGGCTGGCGCATCGCAACATCGATGAGCTCACCGAGATCTGGGTGCGCCCGGCGCTGTCGCTTCCGGCGGTCGCCGAAGACCTGCGACAGTTCTCGCTTTCGATGCGCACCGAGGTCACCACGACGGTGGCGGCGCGGCTCTACGACTTCGACAAGCCGACGCTGATCGCATGGTCGGCCGACGACGTGTTCTTCGAACAGGAAGACGGCGCACGACTGGCCGCGACCATTCCCAACGCCCGGCTCGAAGTCATCGAGGGAGCCCGAACCTTCTCCATGATCGACCAGCCCGACCGGCTCGCCGATCTGCTGTCGACGATCGCGGTTCGCACCTGA